In Pongo pygmaeus isolate AG05252 chromosome 13, NHGRI_mPonPyg2-v2.0_pri, whole genome shotgun sequence, one genomic interval encodes:
- the FAM240B gene encoding protein FAM240B, translated as MNNQYIRREVFCCETCHELKSFWEKEISKQTFYRELEEDRQERSALKKLREEWRQRLETRLRMLDNPDEKEKPAHTAD; from the exons ATGAACAATCAATACATCCGTCGAGAAGTCTTCTGCTGTGAAACTTGTCATGAGCTCAAAAGCTTCTGggaaaaagaaattagcaaaCAGACTTTTTACCGAGAACTGGAGGAAGATCGTCAGGAAAGAAGCGCCCTGAAAAA ACTCAGAGAAgaatggaggcagaggctggagacgAGGCTGAGGATGCTGGACAACCCTGATGAGAAGGAAAAGCCGGCACACACCGCGGACTGA